GGAAATTTTGTAACCTCATTTGCTTCAATTACAGCTATTCCCTCTTCTTTTAACTTACTATATGTTCCACCTGTTGAAATAATCTCATATCCAAGTTTCACAAGCTCTTTTGCAAAATTTACAACACTACTTTTATCACTTACACTAATTAATGCTCTCATCTTTTACCTTATTTTCTTATTGATCTTGTTCTATTACTTCTTTAAATCTGTTAAAGTAAACTTTGCTCAGATTATCTAACTCTTTAAAAATATCATTTATAATAAATTTATCTCCACCTGTTCTTCCAATAGCTACATAAGAAACTCTGTTTTTAGAAGCTAATTTCTCAAACTCTTCACAATTTTTTGGATTTACTTCAACTATTGCTCTACTTAATGATTCACTAAAAATATCTTTAGAATCATTTAAGGATATATTAGCTTCAACTCCAATATTTCCTACAACTGCCATTTTTGCTAAAGATATAGCAACTCCACCAAGATTTACATCTTTGGCACTTTTTAAAAGTTTTGCTCTGTTTGCTTCAATTACTGTATTCCATAAAGCTAACTCTTTTTCAAAATCAACTTTTGGATGAACTCCAGCAACTTTTCCATAAAGTTTTTTTAGATATAAACTTCCACCAAACTCACTATAAGTATCACCTAAAAGATATAATACATTTCCACTTTCTTGAAGTTTTGAAGGAAGTACATTTTGTGCATCTTCATTTACTCCAACCATAGCAATTGATGGCGTTGGAAAAACACTAACTCCATTTGTTTCATTGTATAAAGATACATTTCCACCAATTACAGGAGTATTTAATGCTCTACAAGCATTTTTAATACCTTCACAACTCTCTTTAAATTGCCACATAACTTCTGGATTTTGAGGATTTCCAAAATTTAGACAATCTGTAATAGCTTTTGGAACAGCCCCAGTCATAGCAACATTTCTACCACTCTCCATAACAGCAGCTGCTGCTCCTAATTGTGGATTTATATAACAAAATCTTGTGTTACAATCAGCACTCATAGATAAAGCTTTACCAGTCTCTTTGATTCTAATTGTAGAACCATCCAAACTTCCTGGACCTTTTATAGTATTTGTTTGAACCATTGAGTCAAATTGAGAGTAAATCCAAGATTTATCTACAACTTCCATATCACTAAATAACTCATCAAAAGCAATTTGATTTGAAATTTGTTTATCCATATTTACATTTGAAATAGTTTTTAAATATTCAGGCTCACTTACAGGTCTATCTAAAACTGGTGCCTCTTCTGATACTGGTTGAACTGGAATATCAGCTACTTTTTCACCATGCCAAAATAATTCCATGTTACCAGTATTTGTAACTTCTCCAATAACAGCAACATCTAGCTCCCATTTTTGGAAAATATCAATTATTTGTTGCTCACAACCTTTTTTAGCACAAATAAGCATTCTTTCTTGAGACTCTGAAAGCATAAAATCATAAGGAGTCATACCCTCTTCTCGTGCAGGAACTTTATCTAAGTGCATAATCATTCCACTTCCACTTCTTCCAGCCATCTCAAATGAAGATGATGTAAGCCCAGCAGCTCCCATATCTTGAATACCAACAATTAAATCAGCTTTAAATAGTTCTAAACAAGCCTCTAAAAGTAGCTTTTCAGTAAATGGATCTCCAACTTGAACAGTTGGTCTTTTGCTTTCACTATCTTCAGTAAAAGAGGCACTTGACATAACAGCACCACCAAGACCATCTCGTCCTGTTTTACTTCCAACATAGATAACTGGATTTCCAATTCCCTCAGCTCTTCCATAAAAAATCTCATCAGTTTTTGCAAGACCTAAAGTAAATGCATTTACTAGATTATTTCCAGCATAACACTCTTCAAAACTTGTCTCTCCACCAATAGTAGGAACTCCCATACAGTTTCCATATCCACCAATTCCAGCAACAACACCTTTTAAAAGGTATCTATGTTTTTTTGCAGTTTCGCTATTACCTTCAATTGAAGCAAATCTAATTGAGTTCATACTTGCAACTGGTCTTGCACCCATTGTAAATACATCTCTTAAGATACCACCAACTCCAGTTGCAGCTCCTTGATAAGGCTCAATAAAGCTTGGATGATTGTGTGATTCCATTTTAAATACAGCAGCGTATCCATCACCAATATCTATTACTCCAGCATTTTCACCAGGTCCTTGAATAACCCATGGTGCTTTTGTTGGAAATCCACTTAAATATTTTTTACTTGATTTATAAGAGCAGTGCTCGCTCCACATTGCAGAGAAGATACCAATCTCAACATAGTTTGGTTCTCTTCCTAAGATTTTTTTTATATTCTCAAACTCATCTTTTGTTAAAGAGTGCGCTAAAGCTATCTCTTCAATATTCATCTCTTTTTTTTGCATTTTTCGCCTTAAATATTTGTCAATTTTTAAGGCGATTGTATCTAAAAAGAGTTAAAAATGTTTTTAATCTTCAGTTAAAATTTGTACTTTATTGTTTGCAACTTCAAGAAAAAGCTCTTTTTTGCCAACAAACTTAACAGATGGGCTGTAATACTCTTCATCCATTACCGCTCTATATATTTTTTTACCCAAAGAGTTTGGATAAGGACTTATATCCATATTGTAAAGATTAATTATTTTATTCTCATTTTTAGCAAAGATTTGCTTTTTTTGATTTGCAAAAGTATTAAAATCACTTCTATCTGCTCTTTTAAACTCTTTTGAATAAAAAGATAAATACTCATTGATATTAGATGTTTTCCATGCATCTTTCCACTTATAAATTGAACTTAAAATAAGTGCTATATCTTCTTTTTTTGCTTTTTTAAACTCATCACCACTAGTTATCAATACTGTTTTTTTATAATCAATATTTTTTTCTAACTCTTTTAGTTTTTCATTATTTAAAGCTAAACAACCTTGTGTATAATTTTCTCTATCTCCATTTAAAGGCATTCCATGTATCCAAATTCCATGACCTTTTTTATTTAAACTTTGGTCAAAATTATTTGGATATGAAGTAACAAGTGCTAAAGGTCCATAAAATTGGTCAAGTCCTGTTCTTTTTTGAACTAAATCATAAGAACCTTCTGGAGTTTTTTTATCACCCTCTAAATATTTATCACCAGCTTTTTCACCAATAATCATATTATCTTTTGAGATTTTTTTAAAATCATCTCCATTTTTTGCAAATACACTCATCTCTTTATTGTTTTTTTGTGCAACAATAACATACTCTTTTGTCTCATAAAAACCATAATCAACATTTTTATTTTCAAGATATTTTTTCCATGAATTTACATCTCTTAAACTCTTTTCAAGCTCTTTTTCTACTGCATTTATACCTTGAGTTCTATACAACTCTAAAAAATCTTTAGAAAAAAGATTTACTGATAAAAATACTAAAATAACCAACTTTAACAATTTATGCTCCATTTTCTTTTTAAGTTTTGGGATTGTATAATACTTGTCCTAATTTTTTAATAAAAAGGGATTATAGATTTTGAAAAAAATTATTTTACTTATTTGCATTTTATTTAACACACTTTTTTCAGCTCAAATAGAAGAACTTTCTTGGCAAAAAGGAGAGAGTTTCTTGACATTTTTAGAAAAAAATAAAATCCCTTTAAAATTATATTATGACCTAGATAAAGAGGATCAGGAACTTTGTAGTGAAATTCAATCTGGAAATAGATTTTTCTCATATACAGAAGAGGATGGAAGTTTAATACAAGCTTTAATTCCAGTCTCACTAGATATGCAAATACATATTTATAGAGATAGTTCAAATGAATATAAATTCCAAACTCTACCTATTAACTACACTGAAAAATCTGAATTAATAGCTATTCCCATAACAGAATCTATATCAAATGATATTCAAAAAGCAACTGGAGATGTTACAATAG
Above is a genomic segment from Aliarcobacter cryaerophilus containing:
- the purL gene encoding phosphoribosylformylglycinamidine synthase subunit PurL, translated to MQKKEMNIEEIALAHSLTKDEFENIKKILGREPNYVEIGIFSAMWSEHCSYKSSKKYLSGFPTKAPWVIQGPGENAGVIDIGDGYAAVFKMESHNHPSFIEPYQGAATGVGGILRDVFTMGARPVASMNSIRFASIEGNSETAKKHRYLLKGVVAGIGGYGNCMGVPTIGGETSFEECYAGNNLVNAFTLGLAKTDEIFYGRAEGIGNPVIYVGSKTGRDGLGGAVMSSASFTEDSESKRPTVQVGDPFTEKLLLEACLELFKADLIVGIQDMGAAGLTSSSFEMAGRSGSGMIMHLDKVPAREEGMTPYDFMLSESQERMLICAKKGCEQQIIDIFQKWELDVAVIGEVTNTGNMELFWHGEKVADIPVQPVSEEAPVLDRPVSEPEYLKTISNVNMDKQISNQIAFDELFSDMEVVDKSWIYSQFDSMVQTNTIKGPGSLDGSTIRIKETGKALSMSADCNTRFCYINPQLGAAAAVMESGRNVAMTGAVPKAITDCLNFGNPQNPEVMWQFKESCEGIKNACRALNTPVIGGNVSLYNETNGVSVFPTPSIAMVGVNEDAQNVLPSKLQESGNVLYLLGDTYSEFGGSLYLKKLYGKVAGVHPKVDFEKELALWNTVIEANRAKLLKSAKDVNLGGVAISLAKMAVVGNIGVEANISLNDSKDIFSESLSRAIVEVNPKNCEEFEKLASKNRVSYVAIGRTGGDKFIINDIFKELDNLSKVYFNRFKEVIEQDQ
- a CDS encoding L,D-transpeptidase family protein produces the protein MLKLVILVFLSVNLFSKDFLELYRTQGINAVEKELEKSLRDVNSWKKYLENKNVDYGFYETKEYVIVAQKNNKEMSVFAKNGDDFKKISKDNMIIGEKAGDKYLEGDKKTPEGSYDLVQKRTGLDQFYGPLALVTSYPNNFDQSLNKKGHGIWIHGMPLNGDRENYTQGCLALNNEKLKELEKNIDYKKTVLITSGDEFKKAKKEDIALILSSIYKWKDAWKTSNINEYLSFYSKEFKRADRSDFNTFANQKKQIFAKNENKIINLYNMDISPYPNSLGKKIYRAVMDEEYYSPSVKFVGKKELFLEVANNKVQILTED